In the Pelmatolapia mariae isolate MD_Pm_ZW linkage group LG10_11, Pm_UMD_F_2, whole genome shotgun sequence genome, GGACAGGCCCCTTGTGACCACAATGAACATGAGACCTGACAAGCCCCTTGTGGAAAGTGCCTTTGGGCTGGTGCAGGAGGGCAGTGTTCTGTCATATCAGCAGCCGGTTTTGACAACCCGGTACATCACACTACACCGTGATGCACCACCAACACCGCACTTGCCTCTGGAGGGGTATGACATCTTGCCATcagattgtgtgtttgtgtgctcagAAGAAGAGCTTCTGCATCTGAAAAGCTTGTCTGTAACTCTGGAAATGGCTCACAAAATAGAGGAAGCTACACGTGAGCAAAGCTCTTCATCTGAGTGGCATCAGCTCCGCAGGCCCAGAGTGACTGCCTCTAAGTTTCGGGAGGTGTGTCACGTCAGAGGCCAGAGCTCGGCAGAGTCACTAGCAGAGCGTATATTGAAGGGAACAAGGCAAACAGCAGACATAAGGAGAGGAACTGAGATGGAGCCTGTAATAGCAGCAGAGTATAGTAGGCTAATGAATGTTAACTACTCACCCTGTGGTCTGGTCATTCACCCCATTGCCCCCTGGCTTGCTGCATCTCCTGATGGTGTTGTTTTTGACCCCAATGAATACCCCCAGTTTGGCCTTGTTGAATTCAAATGTCCCAATGTACAAAACGTTATTGACTGCAAATATGTGCAGATGGAATGTGGTACCCCTAAACTAAAAAAAGAGCCACGCATATTACTGGCAAGTGCAAGGACAACTGCTCATCAGTGGGATGCAGTGGTGTGACTTTGTTGTGTGGGCACAAGAGGACTACCTAGTGCAAAGAATATACATGGATACAGATGTGCACAATGCAATCAGAGAAAAGGCTGACTACTTCTTTTTTTGCATATATATGCCAAGATAcctgtgtttggaaaaatgaacagtgaaaacatagcaaaaaggaaaacagatcCTTCAGGCTGGCTGGAACAAAATAACTGATGTTTTATTTGCAATGTATTtcatgaatttttttgttgttacatGTTACTTTTATGTGAAATCAATAAACTGTTATTTAAGCAATGgcatcaatttcattttttaaaaacacacattaaaacatTGAATTTGTGCAGAACTTATTTACATGGTAAGTATTTAAAAATCCATGCCTAGCATACTGACATACATTTAGACAATAACACAactgaatgaagaaaatgacaaaTGGTATTTTGGatgttacaaaagcacaatgTCACTTATGATTTTAAAACGATTTAGTGATTTACTTTATAATTTTGATAAACAATTTTGTTGAATATGAATAGTAATATAGTAGTATAATTAAACAGTATTAACATTCAACATTTGCAATGAATTAGAATTATCAATAACTGGAACTCAACTATCAGCACTCAAGTACCAGTTCTGTAATCAAGTTTTGTCAAGGAAGAAATGCAACTGTAGTGGCCTCAGCTGCAGGTCATTTTCCATAAGTTCCTTGTACTGGCACTGGTGTCTTGGGAAAAGTCCATCTTGTCTCACTTAACCCATTTTTTAACTAATGCTGTGTTCTGGTAATT is a window encoding:
- the LOC134637167 gene encoding uncharacterized protein LOC134637167; the protein is MLHHIYTTTKIKLLDSSPVVLTHSQCSCVAGAVMCNHTMALLFQTAHYSQLRVPVVPPVHSCTESEQQWHKPRTVGVKPGPINSMIFTKPVPNRMAHTGVRSDFYRGMVGPLPDPCLFRITEEYAKFNIEDRPLVTTMNMRPDKPLVESAFGLVQEGSVLSYQQPVLTTRYITLHRDAPPTPHLPLEGYDILPSDCVFVCSEEELLHLKSLSVTLEMAHKIEEATREQSSSSEWHQLRRPRVTASKFREVCHVRGQSSAESLAERILKGTRQTADIRRGTEMEPVIAAEYSRLMNVNYSPCGLVIHPIAPWLAASPDGVVFDPNEYPQFGLVEFKCPNVQNVIDCKYVQMECGTPKLKKEPRILLASARTTAHQWDAVV